From Patescibacteria group bacterium:
GCCTCCTATCATTGGTCCTCCTTAATTTAACTTAGAAAAAAGCTTCTCGAATATTTTCTCAACTTCATCTTTGTTCAAAAATCCCTCGGCTCCTATCGTACTTGTTTTCGGGCTGACCTCCGTCCGGTGATATGTAGCACCTTCAACTCGTTCGCTGATTTTTTTCGAATCAAACTGGCTTACCGATTCGCAAGGAGTGGCGCCATCCGGTAATGATTCGTAGCTATAGAGCAAAGAGCCGGTAATCAAATAATTCTTCACTCGAACTGCAATACAAAAACGTTTTTTCTCGTCTTGGATCAAGAATACTGCTGGTCGGCCGAGCACCGTTCCTTGCTCATTCTGAAGCCCCGATTTTTCTCTTTCCGCCTTTATTTTCGGGGCCGAGCTCTTCATCAGGGATTGCATCTTGTCCATTTGAGCTTTTTGCGTCGGAGTCATTTGAGCTTGAACTACTTTGCTATTCAAAACTTTTTCGAGATCCATACCGGCCGGTGCACCGGGGATTTGCGAGTTATATAAATTACCTTCCGCCGTGTCACTTTGATTCTTCATAGCTTCTCCGGCGGTTTTTTCGTCTGGATACTCGACGACAATTATATCTGCTACCATGTCGTACTCTTCAGGATGAGATTTGTTCATCTCTTGCCTTAGTTTCTCAATGGTCTCGACGGTGACTCCCGGCATGTACCCAGAGGCTGCGCAAGCTTTCATCCCTTTGTAAAAATCCGCCAGATTTCCACGGGTCATTTCTTTCGAATATTTTACTCCGGTGGCCGCAACCGGTTCTGGCCCGCCAGAAATCAAGCCGCCATCCACCAGAGTGCGATCCATCTTAATCTCGGGGCTAAAATGACCGACAGAAACGACGGTCTGATTTACTGAAGATGATTTTTTGAACGATTTCCATTGGCTACCGGACAGGGCATCATCGATGGCTGAAATGGTTTTGTTAGATTTTTTGGCTTTCATCGCGAGCTCATCATAAATTTCTTGCTACAATTAGCATTGTACCACTCCGCTACAATAATAAAAGTAGAGTAAAGCACCTTCTTGTGGTCGTGCAAATTTATTTTAGCGAGAGATGAAAGAGAAAATGGTAATGTAATTTTGCGTTTATGATAATCAGCATTGTAGCACCACCAATGCAAGCGTATATTTAAAGCATGAAAAAATATGCAACGGTTGAGGATTATATTTCTTCATACGATCCTGAAACTCGGGAGAAATTGGAATTGATGCGGAAAATTATTAAAGAAGCCGCACCGGAAGCCGTCGAATCGATCAGCTACGGCATGCCTGGTTATAAACTGAACGGAAAGCAGTTTCTCTACTTCGGCGGATTTCCTACCCACATCGGTTTTTACCCCCTGCCGTGTGCGATCAGAGAATTTTCCCACGACATTAAGAAATTCAAACACTCCAAGGGGGCAATTCAATTTTCCCTTGCTGAACCTTTGCCGATAGGGTTAATAAAAAGAATGGTTAAGTATCGAATAAGTGAACTGGAAGATAATAACTCGTGTTAATAAATATAGAGGAACCGATTATAAATTATCTTTCGAATCTATACAATCTACCCGGGACGGTCAGCTACTGCGAGCAAGCAATCGGCCACATAATCAAACGGCCATTTGATACCGGTGGCAATATTGTCTTTCTAATTGTCGGGATAATAATTTTATTGGTGGGCAGAAACAAAGCACTCGCTAGAGCCTTCGGTTGGACGACAATTTTGATCTGGCTTCTTTCATCGATCTGGGATGCAACTGCTAGTTTTCTCTTTCAGATTTTCGATTTCACCGGAATGTTTATTTTCGTAACATTGCTTTTATTTTTGAATTTCGAGCGAATGGGGTTAAAAGTGGCTAAAATTTATCGCTGGCTGGTTGTGATTCTCGGCGCGGCGATATTTTTGGTATTTGGTGGACTTTCGCCTCATGTTTTCTTCGGCGCATTGGTTTTTGCCGTCATAATTACTGAATTTTTGGCGAGGCAAAAATATTCAAGAAAACTTTGGTACTTGGGCTTGGCTTCTTTCGCCACCGGATTCATATTTTGGATAATTGATATGAATAAACTCATTTGTGACCCGACAAAAATTTTCTCTGGCCGCAACTTAGAGCACCTATTTTTCTCGATAGCAATATATCTTCTGTGTGTACATTATAGTAAGATTCAAGAAGAATAATTGAGGGTAATATGAATATTTTTCTTACTTCACAAGCGTCGAGGGTTTTGGATAAGATTGTGGAAATGCTACCAAAACCACCCAGAGAACTCAGGGTGGCATTTATTCCGACAGCATCCGATCCCTACGAAGAGCATCCGTGGTTAGATGAGGATCGAGCGAAGTTTATCGAACTTGGATTTAATGTTATTGACTTCGATTTGAAGTATAAAACAGAGGATGAAACGCGCCAAGCTCTTAAAAATTTTGATATTTTGTTTGTTGCTGGTGGTAACACATTCTATCTTCTGAGCGAAGCAAGGAAGAGCGGGTTCTGCAAAGTTGCAAAGGAAATGGTTGAAGCTGGCAAAATTTACATTGGATCTAGTGCGGGAAGTTACATCGCTTGCCCAACAATCGAAGCAGCCACATGGAAAAATCCGGAGAAAGAACGATTTGGGCTGGTTGATCTAAGGGCTTTGTGCTTCGTAGATTTTATACTCACAGCACACTACAAAGACAAATATAAGGATGCAGTGGCTGAAGGCAAAAAAACTTCTAGATACCGTGTAGTTGTATTAACTGACGAACAATTTGTTGATAAAGATGGAAAAATTTACTAAAAATCTAATAGCCCCTTGTGGGATGAACTGCGGAGTTTGTCTTCACTATTTACGGGCAGAAAATAAATGCCCTGGTTGCTTTACCGGTCGTAAAGTAAATAGTCGACCGATCAAGTGCGGGCGCCGCCTATGCAAAAGCCGAACTGGCGTTTTCTGCTTCGAGTGCAATAAGTTCCCTTGCGACAGCATTGAGCGATTAGATGCGCGCTATCGTGAAAAATACGGCATGTCGGAAATTGAGAATTTACTATATATAAGAGACAATGGAATTGACGAATTCTTAAAATCGCAAGGGAAGAAATATATCAAAGGCGACAAAATATATTGCGTGCATGATAAAAAATATTATTAGAAATCTAAGCCATGAAAAATAGTACAGCAAAATTTTTCCTTTGGATTCCCAGAATTCTCTCGATCCTTTTCATTATCTTCATCAGCATATTTGCTTTGGATGTTTTTTCTGAATCACAATGGCTATTTGCTCTTTTAATGCACCTGATCCCCACTGCTATTTTGATTATATTAACAGCGATTGCCTGGAAAAACGAGTGGATCGGCGGAATGATATTTTTTGCATCTGGAGTGATTTTTTTGATTGCGACTCGCCTTGAGGCCTACATAATCGCTCTCCCATTAATTGCCATCGGGGTATTGTTTTTACTGAGTAAAAAATATGGTCTAAAGAAATGAGGTGTAAATGGCAAAACAATTAAATGAGAATGGAAAAGAGCTGGGACCGAATGATGAAACCGGCTGCTGCCCGCGATTTGATCCCAAACCGTGGGATGGAAAAGTTATTGAATGGGAAGCTAAAAAGTTTATAAAAGACCGCGTCAGAACGTTTATGTTCATGCCGATTAACTTTGGCAAAGTAATGACTAGAGCGATGAAAAAGATCGATGATTCAGATGCCAAGTCAGACGTCGGACTCTGCTTATCTGACCATACTTCAAAATGGAATATGGACATTTACATTGCCGTATCCAAAGAAGTTAAAGACGCGGATAATGTGACGATTTCCGGCAAGTTTTTATCCAAAGTTTACGATGGCCCGTTCAAAGATACGGGCATTTGGTGTAAGGATTTCGAGAATTATGCAAAAAAAGAGGGTCACGAGATTAAAAAGTGGTACATGTCCTACACTACCTGCCCTGCCTGTGCCAAAAAATACGGCCATAATTATGTGATTGTCTTGGGACAAATTTAATTCAAATCTTATGGGAAAAATAAGACTGAAGAGATCACAATAAATTCTTTGGAGATATCATTAAAAAAATGAAAAAAATATCAATTTTCGGTTTTCTTGGGACCGCTACATATCTTTTAACAATTATCATCGGTGGACTTTTTAGAGACAACTATCGGCTTTTTATTGACCCGATCAGCCGTATTTTTGCACGAGGCCTTCCTGGAAGCTGGGCCATTGCCCTGTTTCTTACACTAGGCAATTTTTTGATAATTGCGATCGCGATTGGGATATTTATTCGCTCAAAAAATACTTTTATCAAAACCGGAATGATTTTTTTGATTTTTTCAGGGATCATCGCGAGCATACTGTATAATTTTTTTCCAATGGATCCATGGCTCGGCGGCCGGACCCCGGCAGATGTCATACACAATGATATTTTTGGGGTTGTTGTTGCGAGTATTATTTTTGCCTTGTTTTTCTTTGCCCTGGGAGCCAAATTTGAACTGAGATACAAGAGTTTGTCCAAATATCTTTGGGCGACATTTATTGCGTTCCTCGCAGTTAGTGTTGCCGGCGGAATATCCTGGGATAATTTTCCCTATCTCACCGGCTCACTTGAGAGTATTTTTTTGTTAATCTTCATGCAATGGCTCATTGTGATTTCAAGAACGCTTCAACTAGAGCATAATAAAAACAATTAGATGTTTGGAAGGAAAATGAACGAGGACCAAGAGCCCAAAAAAGAAGTTTTTGAGGAAGACGACGAATCGGAATGGGAATAAATTTTATATCAGTAGGAATGGGTTGAAAAGAAAGCCCGAGCTTCATCTCGAGTTGAACTTATAGGCACTCCGCTTTGATAGAGCATCCTGATCGATCTTTGATCATTGGCCTTAAGCCCACCCCAATACATCATAATCGGATTACCCATCTCTGACTCTCCCAACCTATTCGAATGGCCCATAAAACCAACCGCATGCATCATTTCGTGCTTTAGAGACCAGCATTTTTCTTCGTTGCCCCAATCGCTATTATTTGGAAGATAGATTACCGCCGAGGTCATATTCCCTAAAGTATCATTTGTCGTATCCGCAAACGGTAAATAATTACCATTCATTTCCCGAAGTTCCTCCATTGTGACCATCTCGATCCTTATCTGCATCGCCGGTTGGTTGGCATCATGAACAATCCTAACTCCTCCAGAATTATTGTTGAAATCAGCAATGAACATATCAAGACATTGGTTATACTCTGATAAAATTACGCCAGGCCGCCCTGCGGCATAAATTGTACTTCTCGACCAACGTTTTGTATTCCTGGGTTCAAATTCACCGATACTGGAATTTGCTAGATCAAGATAGAAATCCAAGAAACTGACAGATGCGGCTGGAGGTGTCGTTCCTGGATTTGATCCTCCGGAGTTATCTTGTCCATCTGATTTATCACTTTTGGGCGCATCTTTTGTATCAGGAGTTTTTGTTTCCGGATTATCTGCCAGATTTTCAGCCGAGGGTTCTTCGTTGGGAAAATTTATTTCGATATCGTCTTTTGAATTTGGACCGAGAAAATATGAGCGATAACTAGCATATCCGGTGACAGCAAAAAATAAAAAAATTATTACTCCAAGAATGATCCAGCGGGTTTTTTTGGGGGTTTTGGCCTTTTGTTCTTCGCCAGGTTTTTGATCTTCCCTTTTTTCCATCAAAATTTATTATATTCCTCCGTCATCAAGTTGAAAATAAGTTTATGCTTGAGTAAAATAAAAGCAATATTGATATTGCTTAGTTGATTTCGAAATGGAGTCAAATGGAACAGTGGATTTTGATCCTTGGCTGGGGGTCGCCGATAGGCATCGGGATTTTCCTAGTCGCCATAGCGACTATGGTTTATATTCTGTCCAAGGCCAACAAGAAAAAAGAATAGGAATATTCTAAAATATTTCATTGGACGAAGGAATCATGAGACGATGGTTCCACTGGATTTTTTTGGGAATTGGAATCGTGCTCTTAATTCTTGGTGCAACCCTGGCATTTTATTACTACTACCGCTTGCCGATGGAGATCAAGTCCGGCGAATTCACCCACACAGCGATTGATGTCGTCCAAAGTAGCGGCAAATCGCCAGGAATTGTAACTTGGAAAATCGGCTCAAATACCTATACAATCGATAATTCGGGTGATGGCGGTGGGGCCTCCACTAAAGATACTGATACAAAAAAATAATTGACCTCGAGGAACTCTTTCGCTATATTTTAGCTGTTGGAAAAATGTTCTCGTGTTCTGCCCTTGGAACAATCAAACGAGCCCAACCGGAAAACTCAAGGGCCCCAAAAACTATTCAAATGCGGACTTGCCTCGAGTCGAAAAGGTTTACCTCGAGCTTAGTCGAGAGGTCGAAATTGGATAGTCTTATCAACCTAACTTCGCTGGAGAATTCATGGATAATAAAGAATTCAACAAGGCCTTCGATGAGGCAACAAAGAAGAAAATGCTCGAAGAGCCGGAAATTTGGTACAAACCGCGAAGGCACAGATGGGATGAGTGGGGCTCGCCGGTCGGACTGGGAATCTGGTGGTTGCTATTCTGGGTTACACCAGCAATCGTCATCTACATCCTCCATCTCGCCGAACTGATCTAGCAAGCAAAATAAAAATCGCCCGACATTTCTCGGGCGATTTTTATTTGGCAAACAATTTGAAAGTTTGCTCAAGAATATTGCAAAAAAGGCAAATTTATTGTATAAAATATACGCTCAATAAAACGGAGAAATCTGTGACTCGGAAAGGAGTTGCTGCGGTACCTATGACCGAAACCACCAACCACAAGAGACAGAGACAAGCCCGACTCCGCACTCGCCAACCGTTAATGCTTGACTTGAGCGACGGCGAGCTTCTGAAAGAGCTCGGCAACAGCGTCCGCGTCCACTTCCGGTGCGGCCACATTGAATGGGTCGACACTCGCACCCTCCTAGCTCAAGACGGAGGTCGAGCCGTCGCCACTGCAGCAGTCAAGTACAATGCGGTGATCCGTCGGAGCCAGACGTACTGCCCGGCCTGCAACAAGTGACGACTTCGCTACTCCGTACACCGCGCCCATTCCTGCAACTCGGGAATGGGCAAGGCCAGAGAGATCAAATAATTGATCATTCTGGCCTTTTTTGGATCAATTTCCATATTTATCTCCATACTCTCGAGCTAAAATAGAAATAATTTAGAATGTAAAACCTAAAGCTGGGACGATAAGCGAATATTCGGATCTAAATAAACATTAAAAGGTGGTAACCAACAGATTGTAGCTAGTGATTTTGGAGGAATTACTCTTTATTTGGCCTCTACAATTATCTATAATTAAATTATCTATTAACAAAAAGGAGCTTATGAAAAAAGTTCTCGCAGCAATAGCGTTATTGATTACAATATCAATGATGCCCTCGATGGCGTTGGCGGCAGATTTTCGAAGCGCAAAACAAGGACCTCTCGATATTGGAAAAGATGAAGCGGCCAAGAATCTATATGCCGCAGCCAGCACGATAAATACTTCCGCAAACATTAAAGGAGATTTGGTTGCTGCCGGAAGTTCGATCAACGTGCAAGGTGATGTCGAAGATAGCTTGGTTGCCGCTGGGTCCAACATAAATGTCCAAGGCAAAATTGGCCAAAATGCAAAACTGGCAGGGTCGAATATTAATCTGACTGGCAATATTGGTGGCGATTTGTTAGCAGGCGGAGCAATGATTTCCGTTTCTGATTCCTCAACCATTGGCGGCGACTTGATAGCTGGCGTAACGACTCTTTCGTTGAGCGGAACAGTTAGCGGCAAAGCGCGAATTGCCGGAACGGACGTTACATTAAACGGAAAAATTGATGGTGATACCGATATTTGGGCAACCAATGTAACCCTCGGCGACAAAGCAATAATTAACGGAAAATTAACCTATCATTCCCCGAACACAGCTGCAATTTCTGAATCTGCGAATGTAAAAGGTGGAATTGACTATCAAAAGACAGAAAACCAAAAGCAATATTACAGCAAAGCAAAGATGTTCGGGCTTTTCGGAACACTTGGAATTTTAGGCATTCTTGCAACACTTGCCTTATTGTTTGTTGTCGTTTATTTGCTGCCCAAAACAAGCAAGAATTATGTTACGGAAATGCTTTCTTCTTTTTGGAATAATCTCGGTTGGGGTTTCCTCACACTCGTTGCCGTACCGGTAGGCCTAATAATCGTTTCAATTACCATAATCGGGGTTAAACTCGCCGCAATTCTATTCCTTCTTTATGGTGCGCTTTTAGCAGTCGCAGGGATCTATGGCACTATTGCAATCGGCGCCCAACTGCTTAGATGGTTCGATTCCCGCCTGAAGGAATTTCGTGTTGATTGGCTAACAATTCTGATAGCGACGCTTGCAACAATCATCCTTGCTTTGATTCCGATTGCTGGCGGCCTAATTGTCTTCGCTTTCATGCTTGTCGGCCTCGGGCAACTAGTTCAAAATATTACTCGGTTTCTAAAAAGCCAACGCTAATTTTCTACTTGACCACGGTTTGCTCAATATCTATAATTGTAGTGTATTATTTTTGATTTAATTATCGAGGGGAGTTTATGAAAAAAGTACTCGTGTATGTAGGACTGGTCTTGTCGATAGTGGCTGGTTTAGTGTTGTTTGCGTCAAACGATTCCAAGGCAGCGGCCGAGGGGCCAACATGTAATTTTATCCCCGATAATACAAATTCTCTCTATGGAAAGACAGCACAAACAATACTCTGGCTGAAACATTCACAACAACCTTTGACAAAATAACAAAGGTTGATGTCAAGGCAAACAGCTTAGGAGGCTTTACCGGCACTATCACGGCTGCGATTTATTACGAGCCTGAGATGGGCATAGCAGGCATGACGACACGGAAATTTACAAATATGTCAGCCATGGATGATTATGAATTTACTTTTAATTCCCCTTTCACCGTACACCCTGGAGTAAATTACCAATTAGTGCTGTGGCTCACAGACAAGAATGAAGCTGATTTGTCGGGCACTTTTTATTGGAGGGTTTCGACAGATGCATCTTGCTATCCCGATGGTTATATCAAGATCAATACAATAAATGATTACCCGGCTTTGGATTTTGGTTTCCAAGTTTACGGAACAAAGGCATCGGTCCCAGCAGATGGTGATAATCCTTCTGACCAAACTGAAGAAACGACCGGGTCTACGCCATCCGAAAATGTTTCATCATCTATTGCCAAACCGACTTCCCTTGCTGCGGCATATGTCTCTGATTCAACACCCAAAGGCGTGAAATTGACTTGGAAAGCATCAACAACTACAGATATCGATGGCTATCGCATTTACCGCTCAACCGTGAAGGGAAAGAGCTATTCCAGGATTGGGCAAGTTGAAAAGACCAAATTGGAGTTTGTCGACCAGGCCGCCGAAGCATCACAAACATACTATTATGTAGTCCGTGCTTATAAAGCTTCTGATGAATCAGCGAGTTCCAACGAAGCTTCGCTTCAGGTTCCAGCCGATGCCGCACCTATTTCACCACAAAATTTGCACGTTGTTTCATTTACTGACTCTAAAATCAAAGTTGCTTGGGATAAAAATCCGGAATCAAATATCACAGCTTATACCTTGGTGATTTACAAAGGAGACAATGTTGTCGAGACAGTAACCCTGCCAGTTGCAAGCACAGAAAATATTTTTTCAAATTTAAGTGCCAATACCGATTACCGCATTACGGTACTTGCTTCAAACGATAAAGGTATCTCCTCTTCCGTATCCGAAATTACGCAGAAAACCGCAGCGGGCGCAACTCAAGTTTCTGCCGGGAAATTCGAAATGACGACCTTGACCTGGATATTGTCCGGAATAGCGGTCCTCTTGATCGGCACCTTGATACTCCTAATTTTGCGACGAAAAAGATTGGCAAAAAAGATCATACGATAACAAACTGGAAAAAAGCAGATTTTATAAAGTCTGCTTTTTTCGTATAATCAGTGCATGAATAATAAAAAACTTCTAATTTGGATGACTTGCTATGGCGGCTGGGCACCGGATTTAAGATCGAGGATTGAAATTCGAGGTCATGATGAGTATTTAAATGGCGTCGTCGATTTTGTGGTAAAAAATAACAAAAATATAGTCAGCTTTTTTATTTCTGGCGGTATGTTTGATAGTAAGGGCAGGACCGAATGTGAGACAGTTAGACCGGAACTTATTCGTCGCCTTGCAGTAAAAGGCATCCAAATCAATATTGAAACTGATAAAAAGAGTATTACAGGCCAAGAGATAATGGAAAAATTTCTATCAACTTGGCAATCAGAATATTCCGATGCTGATCCCGTTTTATTTGTTGACCAAGTTCGGGCTGAAGTTAATAGATACTCTTTTCATTATTATTGTAAGAAACTAGGTATCGATAATCTTAATGAAGACGTAATCCATCCACTACACCGCCTCGACGATCACCCAGACAGCACATTAGAAAAACAAGCTAAAAAACTTAAGATGATGAAGGAAAAAGGCGTTGACTTCGTCGAAAAAGAAGAACGGAAAATTCGTCTTGAGCTAGCTAAAAATAGCGAAATTAATACGATTTGTAGAAGAAAAGATAGTAAACAAGGCCATAAACAATAGCAGCTGCGACCAAATAAATCACTATCCATAACCAAACCGGCGTCTTCCCGTAGCCGCCCTTATCCTCTTCGGGCATACTTCTCCTTTTTTAATTAACTGCTTCGATTTTATTTGATAACTCTGCTGTAATCATTGTAGTTTTCTTCAATTTTGTAGAAAAAATGATCGACTTTTATTTCTATCCTCGCTAAAATGTATAAAGAATTAAAAAAGTGAGGTTTTATGAGCAAAACACAGGAGAATTTACTTAAAGCGTTTGCCGGCGAATCGATGGCGAGAAACAAGTACACATTCTTTGCCAAGAAAGCGACAGCTGAGGGATTAATTTGGATTGCTAAAGTGTTTGAGGAAACGGCCGACAATGAGCGGGCGCATGCCGAGGAAGAATACGAAAAAATGGAGCCAGCTGTCGAGATGACAAATACTTACGACATTAATTCTTTGGGCACGACACTCGAGAATTTACGCCATGCCGCCGCCGGCGAGAATTTTGAATGGACGAAAATGTATCCAGAATTTGAGAAAACCGCGGAAGAAGAAGGAAACGCTGAAGCTGCCAAACTTTTCAAGGAGATCAAAGAGGTCGAAGAGAAACACGACGAGCGCTATACAATTCTTGCGGACAAACTTGAAAAGGGTGAACTATACAAATCCGAGAATGAGATTGAATGGAAATGCCTAAATTGCGGATACATTCATAAAGGAACTTCCGCACCCGACAAGTGTCCTCTCTGCACCAAGCCACAAGGCTGGTATATGGGATTGGGAATCGTCAGATAACTAGTCCTTAGTTTGTAGTCCTTAGTTTGTAGTAATGAAAAAATGACCATGTGATGGTCATTTTTTCATATTTGTATTTGCTGAGGACTACGGACTACTCACTAGAGACTAGCGAACTATTTCAGGTAGTCTCTTAACTCTTCTGATTTTTCGTGTTTCTTGAGTTTTTGCAGGGCTTTAGCTTCGATCTGGCGAATTCGTTCGCGGGTGACGCCGAATTCCTGGCCGACTTCCTCAAGTGTATGCGTGCGTCCGTTCTCAAGCCCAAATCTCATACGCAAAATTTTCTGCTCGCGCGGTGAAAGCTCGCCAAGAAACTCGTTAACGTGGCCCTTAAGAAGTTGATAAATCGCCGATTCCTCCGGCGACAAGTTCTTGTCGTCTTCGATAAAATCGGAAAGTTTAGAATCCTCCTCTTCGCCCACGGGTGCTTCAAGAGAAACTGTTTCTTGTGAAATTTTGATAATATGTTCGACTTTATCAAGATCAAGCCCCATTTCTTGGGCAATTTCCTCCGGAGTCGGTTCGCGGCCAAGATCCTGAACCAGTTGGCGTTGGACACGGATCAACTTGTTAATCGTCTCAATCATGTGAACCGGAATCCGAATTGTTCTCGCCTGGTCGGCAATAGCTCGAGTTATCGCTTGGCGAATCCACCAAGTGGCATATGTCGAGAATTTATAGCCTTTTTTATAATCGAATTTCTCAACTGCGCGCATCAATCCCGTATTTCCCTCTTGGATCAAGTCGAGAAGCGATAGCCCGCGGCCAAGATATTTTTTGGCAATGGAAACAACCAACCGCAGATTAGCTTCGGCCAACTTTTTCTTCGCAACCTTGTCCCCTGATTCAACTCTCTTTGCTAGGCGGACTTCGTCTTCAGTGGACAGAAGAGGAATGCGGCCGATTTCACGTAAATACATGCGGACAGAATCGTCATCGGCAATTCCTGATATATCAAGGTCTTTGTCATATTTACTTTTGGCTTTGTCATCGCCGATTGCAGTTGCAATTATTCCGCCAGGTGCACTTTCTTTGAATTCGATGCCCTTTAGGAACATATAATCAAATATCTCATCGAGTTCAGCAACATTTTTTTCCGGCTCCGGCATCGCCTGGATCATTTCTCTTGCCGTAACAAAACCATGGGATTTACCTTTTCCAAGAAGCTTATTTACCTCTTCTGAAAATGGCAGTGGTTCTTCTTTTTTGAGTTGAAATACTTTTTTTGCCATAATATATAACCCCCAAAAACTAAATTCTAAGCCCTAAATCCTAAACGATCCTCAAACAATCTCAAATCCGCATATTTACACTTTTGAAATTTTGGATTTTGGATTTATTTTGAGTTTAGGATTTTTTCGTATAACAATCGTGATTATATCATTTCACGCCTACTTAATCAACTCTTGGAACTCAGAGAGAAGTTTTTTAATCTTCTCGTGATCGCCGGACTCTTCGGCCGCTTTTATTCGAGCAGCAAAATCGAGCTTGATATGTTCATTCGAATCACGCTTAATTCGCTCAACCAAAAATTCGATTTCTGACTTTAATACATTCTCATCACCTATTTCAATATCTGCTACTGATAATGCCGCGATCCCGTCCAAGGCGAGCTTTTCTTTGGGCAAATATTTGTCTGCCTCCATTTTTTGATCAGCAATTTCATTCAGGAATTTAATCACCGGCTGATTTTCCGACTCCAGACTTGAAAGGCGCAGTTTTTTTGTGTCGACGAATTTGGTCACTTCCGGTTTGGCCCACAAAATCCCAGCCAAACGCTCAACCGCGGTTAGATTTGGGGCTTGGGCCTGCTCCACAGAGCCTTTTTTGGCCTCATCGGATTTGGTTTTTGAGAGCGCATCCAAGAGCGAGGATTCAGAAATGGCTAGCTTGCCCGAAAGATACTTCAAGTAGTGCTCCTTTTCAATATCGGAATATATAATTTTGATCACGGGCAATATTTCTTTGGCAATTTTTTTCTTGGCAGAAACTGAAAGATCGGGATCTTTGCGAACAAGAAGATCAATCCAATACTCAAGTGCCGGCTTAGACTCTTTTACTGCCCGCTCCCAATTTTTTGGGTCAGCCTTGATCGCTTCATCGGGGTCCTTGTAAACTTTAGGCAAAGAAATTATCCGTGCAGTAATGTCATTTCGCAGTGCAATTGTAATCGCTTTCTTCATCGCCGCTTCACCCGCCACATCGGAATCGAAAGAAAAAGCGACTTCTGATGCGTAGCGAGACAATATTTTGAGCTGATCTTCGGTCAAGGCCGTTCCGGACGAAGCAACGACATTTTTAAAACCGGCCTGATGACAAGCGATCACATCCA
This genomic window contains:
- the dnaG gene encoding DNA primase — its product is MDEVEQIKERLDITEVISSYLTLKKAGVNYKAACPFHNEKTPSFMVSPERQTFKCFGCGEGGDIFTFIEKIEGIDFYNALKILADRAGIKLKSQSVKYGNVEHRADQKTRLYEINEIAAKLYHKILTDHPKAEKARKYLKKRGMTDETISEFRIGYAPNSWDFLRKFLGIKFKFKPPEIAKAGLMAQSGKGDYYDRFRGRIMFPIDNVMGSVIAFTSRVLEDDEKQAKYVNSAETEIYTKGKVLYGLDKAKMAIKEADLAILVEGNMDVIACHQAGFKNVVASSGTALTEDQLKILSRYASEVAFSFDSDVAGEAAMKKAITIALRNDITARIISLPKVYKDPDEAIKADPKNWERAVKESKPALEYWIDLLVRKDPDLSVSAKKKIAKEILPVIKIIYSDIEKEHYLKYLSGKLAISESSLLDALSKTKSDEAKKGSVEQAQAPNLTAVERLAGILWAKPEVTKFVDTKKLRLSSLESENQPVIKFLNEIADQKMEADKYLPKEKLALDGIAALSVADIEIGDENVLKSEIEFLVERIKRDSNEHIKLDFAARIKAAEESGDHEKIKKLLSEFQELIK